One window of Bacteroidota bacterium genomic DNA carries:
- a CDS encoding SDR family oxidoreductase, with protein MTVAILGAGWLGEALGQTLVARGDTVHAATTTPAKMARLRAGGMEPFHLKVTPERIEGDGSDQFFDVEALVVTLPPGRRDPNVLLRYGAQIDQVIEAAARINHVVYTSSTSVYPDLAGAPRLHEEDVATVPDQISASGNACLAAEQALTMALGSVTVFRLGGLYGPGRTPARYLAGRADLGGGDRPVNLVHRADVITAIRRILDTEAVGTYNLAADEHPTRREFYPAAADALGLEPPTFAPSGGPVVGKRVRNARAKGMLGIPFRPLDPTQHAEDTALET; from the coding sequence ATGACGGTCGCGATCCTCGGAGCAGGCTGGCTCGGCGAAGCGCTCGGGCAAACCCTCGTTGCGCGCGGCGACACGGTGCATGCCGCCACGACAACTCCGGCAAAGATGGCCCGATTGCGGGCTGGGGGAATGGAGCCGTTCCACCTCAAGGTGACCCCGGAGCGCATCGAGGGCGACGGCAGCGACCAGTTTTTCGACGTTGAGGCGCTCGTCGTGACGCTGCCGCCGGGACGCCGTGACCCGAACGTGCTCCTGCGCTATGGCGCCCAGATCGACCAGGTCATCGAGGCCGCAGCGCGCATCAATCATGTCGTCTACACCAGCTCCACCTCGGTCTATCCCGACCTCGCAGGCGCGCCACGTCTGCACGAAGAGGACGTAGCCACCGTGCCGGACCAAATCAGCGCCTCCGGCAATGCATGCCTCGCTGCAGAACAGGCACTCACGATGGCGCTCGGCAGCGTTACTGTGTTCAGGCTCGGCGGGCTCTATGGACCCGGGCGGACGCCCGCGCGCTACCTGGCGGGCCGTGCCGATCTCGGCGGTGGGGATCGCCCCGTCAACCTCGTCCACCGCGCCGACGTGATTACAGCAATCCGGCGCATACTTGATACGGAAGCCGTCGGCACGTACAACCTCGCCGCCGACGAACACCCAACACGGCGTGAGTTTTACCCGGCTGCCGCGGACGCGCTAGGCTTGGAGCCGCCGACGTTTGCGCCGAGTGGTGGCCCTGTGGTTGGCAAGCGTGTCAGAAACGCGCGAGCCAAGGGCATGCTTGGGATCCCATTCCGACCGCTCGACCCGACGCAGCATGCCGAAGACACGGCGTTGGAGACGTAG
- a CDS encoding penicillin-binding transpeptidase domain-containing protein, with protein MRALVLAVLAGGIAWHAASLTLPVRQAPAAWPHPERTVSDPVLEVRPDFAQVFADEGVKGTLVLAKLSGEPLAEAEHAGIEALHVHDPERAAARYLPASTFKIPNALFALESGVVADTTEVFVWDGSERFLPAWNQDLTLGPALRASAVWVFQDIARRLGKERMQDFVNRIGYGNRDIGGDIDLFWLNGALRVSALEQITLIEGLARGSLPFASPTQKAVRSLMAIERGALADGTPYVVRAKTGWANVPDPDIGWWVGYVEHATSDGPARWAFALNIDMPGGGDDAPKRMRIARRIMASEGLLPAR; from the coding sequence ATGCGCGCCCTTGTTCTCGCCGTCCTTGCTGGTGGAATAGCCTGGCACGCCGCGTCGCTCACACTGCCGGTCAGACAGGCTCCTGCTGCCTGGCCGCACCCTGAGCGGACGGTGAGTGACCCGGTGCTGGAGGTGCGTCCCGACTTCGCGCAGGTGTTTGCGGACGAAGGCGTCAAGGGCACGTTGGTCCTCGCCAAGCTCAGCGGCGAACCGCTCGCAGAAGCGGAGCACGCGGGCATCGAGGCGTTGCACGTGCACGATCCAGAGCGGGCTGCGGCACGCTACCTGCCTGCGTCTACCTTCAAGATCCCCAACGCGCTGTTCGCGCTCGAATCGGGTGTCGTCGCCGACACGACGGAGGTGTTCGTCTGGGACGGGTCGGAGCGCTTTCTCCCGGCGTGGAACCAGGACCTCACGCTCGGGCCCGCATTGCGAGCGTCGGCGGTGTGGGTCTTCCAGGACATCGCCCGGCGCCTGGGCAAAGAGCGAATGCAGGACTTCGTGAACCGCATCGGCTACGGCAACCGCGACATTGGCGGCGACATCGACCTGTTCTGGCTCAACGGGGCGCTACGCGTCTCGGCGCTCGAACAGATCACGCTGATCGAAGGGCTGGCGCGCGGGTCACTGCCGTTCGCCTCGCCGACACAAAAGGCGGTGCGCAGCTTGATGGCCATCGAGCGTGGCGCACTGGCGGACGGGACGCCTTACGTTGTACGCGCCAAGACGGGGTGGGCCAACGTTCCCGATCCCGATATCGGGTGGTGGGTCGGCTACGTCGAACACGCGACATCGGACGGTCCGGCTCGCTGGGCCTTCGCGCTCAACATCGACATGCCGGGGGGCGGAGACGACGCGCCCAAGCGCATGCGCATCGCCCGTCGCATCATGGCGAGCGAAGGGCTGCTGCCCGCCAGGTGA
- a CDS encoding aminotransferase class V-fold PLP-dependent enzyme: protein MLRDRFVIPPSPDGPPTIELRAFTHGLMPATVPAMMQRFAEDWQTRGVDAWNEVPNHWDPADPTPVGWWTLPTYLGDRFVVPLLGAPAGTCTMQPNAHWSVQCLLSAPEPFADGHNQVVISATAFPSVQHSARQWAAVRGFDLRVVPPGADGFVDRQAVLDAIGPKTAWVFLSHVGFTTGERLPGAFLQDVAVAAHRHGGLLVLDGYHANATMPIDVLGLGADAYVGGLLKEASGSSGNGILYVREGLDLTPALTGWFGDADPFGFAAAPLPHPEVRRRFLGGTTAVASLYHAVEGVRVLLDAGLDAVRADSLAKTEVIIERAEAAGLRLRSPRQAERRSAMVIFEVEAADRLCEYLKTCGVYTDSRQGRFLRMAPWVWNTTAEVERALDEIAAAIRSGSHHAFEAPIHAGPVT from the coding sequence ATGCTCCGCGACCGCTTTGTCATCCCGCCCAGCCCGGATGGACCACCTACCATCGAACTCCGGGCGTTCACACATGGGCTGATGCCCGCGACCGTCCCGGCGATGATGCAGCGTTTTGCCGAGGACTGGCAGACGCGGGGGGTGGACGCCTGGAACGAGGTCCCCAACCACTGGGACCCTGCCGATCCGACACCCGTCGGATGGTGGACGCTACCGACCTACCTCGGCGACCGCTTTGTGGTGCCGCTGCTCGGCGCACCCGCCGGGACCTGCACGATGCAGCCCAACGCGCACTGGTCGGTGCAGTGCCTGCTCTCTGCTCCCGAGCCGTTCGCGGACGGGCACAACCAAGTCGTGATCTCGGCAACGGCGTTTCCGTCGGTGCAGCACTCGGCGCGGCAGTGGGCGGCGGTGCGCGGCTTCGACCTGCGCGTCGTCCCTCCCGGTGCTGACGGGTTCGTCGACCGGCAGGCCGTGCTCGACGCCATCGGGCCGAAGACGGCCTGGGTGTTTCTGAGCCACGTCGGCTTCACGACCGGCGAGCGCCTGCCCGGGGCGTTCCTCCAGGACGTCGCGGTGGCGGCGCATCGTCACGGCGGGCTCCTCGTCCTCGACGGCTACCACGCCAACGCGACCATGCCCATCGACGTGCTGGGGCTGGGCGCCGACGCCTACGTGGGCGGGCTGCTCAAGGAGGCGAGCGGCTCGTCCGGCAACGGGATTCTGTATGTGCGCGAGGGGCTCGACCTCACGCCCGCGCTCACAGGCTGGTTCGGCGACGCCGACCCATTCGGCTTCGCGGCCGCACCCCTACCCCACCCCGAGGTGCGACGGCGCTTCCTCGGCGGGACGACGGCCGTCGCCTCGCTCTACCACGCCGTCGAAGGGGTTCGTGTGCTGCTTGATGCTGGCCTCGACGCCGTGCGCGCAGACTCGCTTGCAAAAACGGAAGTCATCATTGAGCGTGCGGAGGCGGCAGGGTTGCGTCTCCGCTCCCCGCGCCAGGCTGAGCGGCGCAGCGCGATGGTCATCTTCGAGGTCGAAGCGGCGGACCGGCTCTGCGAATACCTCAAGACGTGCGGCGTCTACACCGACAGCCGACAGGGGCGGTTTCTGCGCATGGCTCCGTGGGTGTGGAACACGACCGCCGAGGTGGAACGCGCCCTTGACGAAATCGCCGCGGCGATCCGGTCCGGCTCACATCACGCGTTCGAGGCGCCGATACACGCAGGGCCGGTCACCTGA
- the rfbB gene encoding dTDP-glucose 4,6-dehydratase has product MSTHHSPRIVLVTGGAGFIGANFLLRMVPRYPDVQFVNLDALTYAGNPMTLQPIENADNYTFVHGDIADGALVQRLFDKHDFTTVAHFAAESHVDRSILDPLAFVRTNVVGTATLLDAARRAWTTEGAIDPVAFRFYHISTDEVFGTLGDTGAFDETTPYDPHSPYSASKAGSDHLVRAYADTYGLPVVISNCSNNYGPFQFPEKLIPLMITKARDLAPLPVYGAGENVRDWLHVEDHADAIDLILRDGRNGETYCIGGRAERRNLDVVHTLCDLVDEALGREVGTARAQITFVTDRPGHDFRYAIDASKLETELGWTRAHTFESGLRATVAWYLANESWLQAVMDQSYRDYVQTQYGERVDA; this is encoded by the coding sequence ATGTCTACGCATCATTCTCCGCGCATTGTCCTCGTCACGGGCGGCGCCGGCTTCATCGGTGCCAACTTCCTCCTGCGGATGGTGCCGCGCTATCCTGACGTGCAGTTCGTCAACCTCGACGCGCTCACCTATGCGGGCAACCCGATGACGCTTCAGCCCATCGAGAACGCCGACAACTACACGTTCGTCCACGGTGACATCGCCGACGGGGCACTCGTGCAGCGGCTCTTCGACAAGCACGACTTCACGACGGTCGCCCACTTCGCGGCGGAGAGCCACGTCGACCGCTCGATCCTAGACCCGCTCGCGTTCGTCCGCACGAATGTCGTCGGCACGGCCACGCTCCTAGATGCGGCACGGCGAGCGTGGACGACCGAGGGGGCGATCGATCCCGTGGCGTTCCGCTTCTACCATATCTCGACGGACGAGGTCTTTGGCACCCTCGGCGACACCGGGGCCTTCGACGAGACGACGCCTTACGACCCGCACTCGCCCTACTCGGCCTCGAAGGCCGGCTCGGATCACCTCGTGCGTGCCTATGCGGACACGTATGGGCTGCCGGTCGTGATCTCGAACTGCTCGAACAACTACGGGCCGTTCCAATTCCCGGAAAAGCTGATCCCGCTGATGATCACGAAGGCGCGCGACCTAGCGCCGCTGCCGGTCTACGGCGCGGGCGAGAACGTGCGCGACTGGCTGCACGTGGAGGACCACGCCGACGCCATCGATCTGATCCTGCGCGACGGGCGCAACGGTGAGACGTATTGCATCGGCGGCCGCGCCGAGCGCCGCAACCTCGACGTGGTGCACACGCTCTGCGACCTCGTCGACGAAGCCCTTGGCCGCGAAGTAGGCACGGCGCGCGCGCAGATCACCTTCGTCACGGACCGCCCCGGCCATGACTTCCGCTACGCCATCGACGCGTCGAAGCTCGAAACCGAACTCGGCTGGACGCGCGCGCACACGTTCGAGAGCGGCCTCCGCGCGACGGTCGCGTGGTACCTCGCCAACGAGTCGTGGCTGCAGGCCGTGATGGACCAGAGCTACCGCGACTACGTGCAGACGCAGTACGGCGAACGCGTGGACGCGTAG
- a CDS encoding sigma-70 family RNA polymerase sigma factor, protein MSLDLQAAAEAFAHEPSPRHRRGVAEAALPLVRSMVKRVPLPDHPLASYGDLENAGMLGMLQALDAYDPSHGTAFASFAYGRIRGALVDFLRSIDTLSRGRRRKVAEVLRVSDELEQETGGEMHDGMVAERMGVTVEEVQQLRSDAQQRFSLALHEHSGSDDHASPIDTLAHPAAERAFDAIERRSLFDHVCALIEQLPQREREMVALYYFENLTLRQIAEQYDLTEARISQILSKTLRGLRARLETTQPA, encoded by the coding sequence ATGTCCCTCGACCTACAAGCTGCCGCTGAAGCCTTCGCTCACGAGCCGAGTCCACGCCACCGGCGCGGCGTCGCCGAGGCAGCGCTCCCCCTCGTCCGCTCGATGGTGAAGCGGGTCCCCCTCCCGGACCACCCGCTCGCCTCCTACGGCGACCTCGAGAACGCGGGCATGCTCGGCATGCTGCAAGCCCTCGACGCCTACGACCCCAGCCACGGCACCGCCTTCGCCTCGTTCGCCTACGGCCGCATCCGCGGCGCGCTCGTCGACTTCCTCCGCTCCATCGACACGCTCAGCCGAGGGCGCCGCCGCAAGGTCGCCGAGGTGCTGCGCGTCTCCGACGAACTGGAGCAGGAGACGGGCGGCGAGATGCACGACGGCATGGTCGCCGAGCGCATGGGCGTCACCGTCGAGGAAGTGCAGCAGCTCCGCTCCGATGCCCAGCAGCGCTTCTCGCTCGCCCTCCACGAGCACAGCGGCTCCGACGACCACGCCTCCCCCATCGACACGCTCGCGCACCCGGCCGCCGAGCGCGCCTTCGATGCGATCGAGCGGCGCTCCCTCTTCGACCACGTGTGCGCCCTGATCGAGCAGCTGCCGCAGCGCGAACGCGAGATGGTCGCCCTGTACTACTTCGAAAACCTCACGCTCCGGCAGATTGCTGAGCAGTACGACCTGACTGAGGCACGGATTTCGCAGATCCTTTCAAAGACGCTCCGAGGGCTCCGCGCTCGGCTCGAAACGACCCAGCCCGCCTGA
- a CDS encoding SCP2 sterol-binding domain-containing protein, producing the protein MPRYATIEDVIASYPDRFDTDKADGVDATVFMDLSGANAKQVLLRVNGPELTIEENAAVPEDPTLTLKADADDWLAIENGQTNPMMALMSGKLKLKGSVPFATKFMTLFGG; encoded by the coding sequence ATGCCCCGCTACGCTACGATCGAAGACGTGATCGCCTCCTACCCGGACCGCTTCGACACCGATAAGGCCGACGGTGTCGACGCCACGGTCTTCATGGACCTCTCTGGCGCCAACGCCAAGCAGGTCCTCCTCCGTGTCAACGGCCCGGAGTTGACAATCGAGGAGAACGCAGCGGTCCCCGAGGATCCGACCCTGACGCTCAAGGCCGACGCCGATGACTGGCTCGCCATCGAGAACGGGCAAACCAACCCGATGATGGCGCTGATGTCCGGCAAGCTGAAGCTCAAGGGCTCGGTCCCATTCGCGACGAAGTTCATGACGCTCTTCGGCGGCTAG
- a CDS encoding peptidyl-prolyl cis-trans isomerase: MNKMRESTKYILWIIVFSFGGLWTLQDSGCFETIGLGPRHLAVVNGEPITFETYQGAVQQQVEAYEQQGQEVSPQLRAFIEERVYDALVDNVLREQEMERLGVAVSDAEVADLLYGDNPDVLIRQFFPDGQGGVDRNAVRTIAEDPQYRGDFIGIQEDVRRRRQQAKLDALIGATVRVTQADVNDEYVRRNQSAAARFVALRYADIPDAEIEVNDRDVEAYYNEIRDDFQRDKTFDVNYVTFALAPAAEDSARALSQFREIGIDFADTSNDSIFVANLIGSEIDNTYEVDTLSATSAPADAATALFRDLTPGTIAGPVIDGGEVFLYKVIGTAPADGQTVRARHILVQEEAGARNLLVELENGTTFEDLAAQHSTDTSNKDRGGDLGWFGEGRMVPEFQAAAFAAPVGEVVGPVQTQFGYHLIRVDARATRDAVVIPLRREVAVDFDGVQERAEDVQYFAGQADRTLAEQAEQEGYTVRSVTITEEQNAIPGLDADSDVARYIKRGRLGVISQPFNTADGFVVVEVTNVTEEGFRPFDEVAEQVRRRYLTAQKQEIAAQRLAGASGSLDAIAAAVGSSVQTAPNVTYTNPTIPGLGRDPQFVGAAFGLNTGTTSQVIEGQTAAYMLEVTSKNVAEPSNMSNEDRDQIREQLLGQKRQQVRQQWIERLRDDAEITDNRGAIL, encoded by the coding sequence ATGAACAAGATGCGCGAGAGCACAAAGTACATCCTCTGGATTATCGTCTTCTCGTTCGGCGGCCTTTGGACGCTACAAGACTCTGGCTGCTTCGAGACGATCGGCCTCGGCCCGCGCCATCTCGCCGTCGTCAATGGCGAGCCGATCACCTTCGAGACGTACCAAGGCGCCGTCCAGCAGCAGGTCGAGGCCTACGAGCAGCAGGGCCAGGAGGTGTCGCCGCAGCTACGCGCCTTCATCGAGGAGCGGGTCTACGACGCCCTCGTGGACAACGTGCTCCGTGAGCAGGAGATGGAGCGACTCGGCGTTGCCGTCTCGGATGCTGAAGTCGCCGACCTCCTCTACGGCGACAACCCGGACGTGCTCATCCGCCAGTTCTTCCCCGATGGCCAGGGCGGCGTGGACCGCAACGCCGTGCGTACCATCGCCGAGGACCCGCAGTATCGCGGCGACTTCATCGGCATCCAGGAGGACGTGCGCCGCCGCCGCCAGCAGGCCAAGCTCGACGCCCTCATCGGCGCGACCGTCCGCGTGACGCAGGCCGATGTCAATGACGAGTACGTCCGCCGCAATCAGTCCGCCGCCGCGCGCTTCGTCGCGCTCCGCTACGCCGACATTCCCGACGCGGAGATCGAGGTCAACGACCGCGACGTGGAGGCCTACTACAACGAGATCCGCGACGACTTCCAGCGCGACAAGACGTTCGACGTCAACTACGTCACCTTCGCCCTCGCGCCCGCCGCTGAGGACTCGGCCCGCGCCCTCTCGCAGTTCCGCGAGATCGGCATCGACTTCGCCGACACCTCCAACGACTCGATCTTCGTGGCCAACCTGATCGGCAGCGAGATCGACAATACCTACGAGGTCGACACCCTCTCCGCGACGAGCGCACCCGCAGATGCGGCCACGGCGCTGTTCCGCGACCTAACGCCCGGCACCATCGCCGGCCCGGTCATCGACGGGGGCGAGGTCTTCCTCTACAAGGTCATCGGCACGGCGCCCGCTGACGGCCAGACGGTACGCGCCCGCCACATCCTCGTGCAGGAGGAAGCCGGAGCGCGCAACCTGCTCGTCGAGCTGGAGAACGGCACCACGTTCGAGGACCTCGCCGCGCAGCACTCGACCGACACCTCGAACAAAGACCGAGGCGGCGACCTCGGCTGGTTCGGTGAGGGCCGCATGGTGCCTGAGTTCCAGGCCGCCGCGTTCGCCGCGCCCGTCGGCGAGGTGGTCGGGCCGGTCCAGACGCAGTTCGGCTACCACCTCATCCGTGTGGACGCCCGCGCGACGCGGGACGCCGTCGTGATCCCCCTCCGCCGCGAAGTCGCCGTCGACTTCGACGGAGTCCAGGAGCGCGCCGAGGACGTCCAGTACTTCGCCGGGCAAGCCGACCGTACGCTCGCTGAGCAGGCGGAGCAGGAAGGCTACACCGTTCGCTCGGTCACGATCACCGAGGAGCAAAACGCCATCCCCGGCCTCGACGCCGACTCCGACGTGGCGCGCTACATCAAACGCGGGCGCCTGGGCGTGATCTCGCAGCCGTTCAACACAGCCGATGGCTTCGTGGTCGTGGAGGTGACCAACGTCACGGAGGAGGGCTTCCGTCCGTTCGACGAGGTCGCTGAGCAGGTGCGTCGTCGCTACCTCACGGCGCAGAAGCAGGAGATCGCCGCGCAGCGCCTCGCCGGTGCCAGTGGCAGCCTCGACGCCATCGCCGCGGCGGTCGGGAGCAGCGTGCAGACCGCGCCGAACGTGACGTACACCAACCCGACGATCCCGGGCCTCGGCCGCGACCCGCAGTTCGTGGGCGCCGCCTTCGGGCTCAACACGGGCACCACCTCGCAGGTGATCGAAGGCCAGACCGCCGCCTACATGCTGGAGGTGACTTCGAAGAACGTCGCCGAGCCGAGCAACATGAGCAATGAGGACCGCGACCAGATCCGCGAGCAGCTGCTCGGCCAGAAGCGCCAGCAGGTCCGCCAGCAGTGGATCGAGCGCCTCCGCGACGACGCCGAGATCACGGACAACCGCGGCGCGATCCTCTAA
- a CDS encoding septal ring lytic transglycosylase RlpA family protein yields MSAPHSSRRSPSAATVCLVAVLLLPLWISGCDPAAFLQETEDPVALLGPVQGTASWYGYKYAGRSTANGETFDPEGLTAAHRTLPFGTRVRVTRADNGATVTVRINDRGPEPRDRIIDLALGAAREIDMVDDGLVTVRLEILK; encoded by the coding sequence ATGTCTGCTCCCCACTCCTCGCGCCGTTCCCCGAGCGCGGCGACGGTCTGCCTCGTTGCCGTCCTCCTTCTCCCCCTTTGGATCTCGGGCTGCGATCCTGCTGCCTTTCTCCAGGAGACCGAAGACCCCGTCGCGCTGCTCGGCCCCGTCCAAGGCACGGCAAGCTGGTACGGCTACAAGTATGCCGGCCGCTCCACTGCCAACGGCGAAACCTTCGACCCGGAGGGCTTGACCGCAGCCCACCGGACACTTCCCTTTGGCACTCGGGTGCGCGTTACCCGTGCCGACAACGGAGCCACGGTAACGGTCCGCATCAACGACCGAGGCCCCGAGCCACGCGACCGGATCATCGATCTGGCGCTTGGTGCCGCCCGGGAAATTGACATGGTGGACGACGGGCTCGTGACCGTCCGGTTGGAGATCCTGAAATAG
- a CDS encoding DNA polymerase I, which yields MDLFDALNDAHADQEQATAQAQADAAPDASERLYLADAMALAYRAHFAFINRPLINTKGQDTSAVYGFAISLLKLLEDHRPEHIAVVFDALDGPPNFRDQLYEDYKAHRPPMPEGLKDGIPYIKELVRAFDIPVLEVPGVEADDVIGTLSKQAATEGVDVIIVSPDKDFRQLLQDDKSDNGGHGAISMLRPAYKGEEFDLETADTFRETYGVEPHQFIDILALLGDASDNVPGVRGIGKKGAPKLIQEYGTVENLLNHAEDQKGKRVREGLLNHRDDAILSKKLVTILTDIDFDEHGQDVDWHRLRRTDPHLDRVEELFDELEFGNRLRKRIKDYHDGKERVRKPDLLPEDDPALSFDFGPYEPVKEMDQDRVDYKTALSIEAVARAHAHVADADRFALDTETSSLDAMETDLVGVSLSAQAREAHYVPTPLPDGTQTAALLDTLRPALTNDALKVGHNLKFDLVVLAEHGLEVRGPLFDTMVAHYLIEPEASHKMDDVSSFYLSYRPQPITDLIGTGKNAKSMRDVPIDQVGPYACEDADITFRLMDVLKAKLDEDGLLAIAEEIEFPLIRVLVEIERHGVRVDPKILEPISTQLGDEMARVEAEVYEAVGRTFNVGSPKQLGEALFNNPPTDEQREAARVWAEEVKDPKAAGKTKKQLKEEEPTFGLGLDHKGQTASGQYKTSEAILEEVTTESDHPVPRLALDWRKLSKLKNTYVDKLPELINPATGRIHTDFNQTVTATGRLSSSNPNLQNIPVRTEQGREIRRAFVADQGFKLLAADYAQIELRILAHLSGDPGLIEAFQQGLDIHTATAARVFDVDLADVTRIQRSQVKQVNYGIPYGVSAFGLAQRMRIPVGEAQELIEQYNRSYPRVVEYLTELVAVAREKGYAETLRGRRRYLPQITSRDHRDRSFAERVAVNMPIQGTQADMIKLAMVAIHRRLKAEQLATRMILQVHDELVFEVPDGSEDHPNEIERATALIREEMAQAQPLGVVPVVVDIGIADNWLDAH from the coding sequence ATGGACCTCTTCGACGCCCTCAACGACGCCCACGCTGACCAAGAGCAGGCTACCGCCCAGGCCCAAGCCGATGCCGCGCCGGATGCCTCCGAGCGGCTCTACCTCGCTGACGCGATGGCGCTCGCCTACCGCGCGCACTTTGCGTTCATCAACCGCCCGCTCATCAACACGAAGGGGCAGGATACCTCCGCCGTCTACGGGTTCGCGATCAGCCTTCTCAAGCTGCTCGAAGACCACAGGCCCGAGCACATCGCCGTCGTGTTCGACGCGCTCGATGGGCCGCCCAACTTCCGCGATCAACTCTACGAAGACTACAAGGCGCACCGCCCGCCGATGCCGGAGGGGCTGAAAGACGGCATCCCGTACATCAAAGAGCTCGTCCGCGCCTTCGACATCCCCGTCCTCGAAGTGCCGGGCGTGGAGGCCGACGACGTGATCGGGACGCTCTCGAAGCAAGCGGCCACGGAGGGCGTCGACGTGATCATCGTCTCGCCCGACAAGGATTTCCGGCAACTCCTTCAGGACGACAAGTCCGACAACGGCGGGCATGGCGCGATTTCGATGCTACGGCCCGCCTACAAGGGCGAGGAGTTCGACCTCGAAACCGCCGACACCTTCCGCGAGACGTATGGCGTCGAGCCGCACCAGTTCATCGACATCCTCGCGCTCTTGGGCGATGCGTCGGACAACGTGCCGGGCGTGCGCGGCATCGGCAAGAAGGGCGCGCCGAAGCTGATCCAGGAGTACGGCACCGTCGAGAACCTGCTCAACCACGCCGAGGACCAGAAGGGCAAGCGCGTCCGCGAGGGCCTCCTCAACCACCGCGACGACGCGATTCTCAGCAAAAAGCTCGTCACGATCCTCACCGACATCGACTTCGACGAGCACGGGCAGGACGTGGACTGGCACCGCCTCCGCCGCACCGACCCGCACCTCGACCGCGTGGAGGAACTCTTCGACGAGCTGGAGTTCGGCAACCGCCTCCGCAAGCGGATCAAAGACTACCACGACGGCAAGGAGCGTGTCCGCAAGCCCGACTTGTTGCCCGAAGACGACCCCGCGCTGAGCTTCGACTTCGGGCCGTACGAGCCCGTGAAGGAGATGGACCAGGACCGCGTCGACTACAAGACCGCGCTCTCTATAGAAGCCGTCGCGCGCGCCCATGCCCACGTCGCCGACGCCGACCGCTTCGCCCTCGACACCGAGACGAGCAGCCTTGACGCGATGGAGACCGACCTTGTCGGCGTCTCGCTGTCGGCGCAAGCGCGAGAGGCGCACTACGTCCCGACGCCGCTCCCCGACGGCACGCAGACGGCTGCGCTCCTCGACACGCTCCGCCCCGCGCTCACGAACGACGCGCTCAAGGTCGGCCACAACCTCAAGTTCGACCTCGTCGTCCTTGCCGAGCACGGCCTGGAGGTTCGCGGGCCGCTCTTCGACACGATGGTGGCGCACTACCTCATCGAGCCGGAGGCGAGCCACAAGATGGACGACGTGTCCAGCTTCTACCTGAGCTACCGCCCGCAGCCCATCACCGACCTCATCGGGACGGGCAAGAACGCGAAGTCGATGCGCGACGTGCCCATCGACCAGGTCGGCCCCTACGCGTGCGAGGACGCCGACATCACGTTCCGCCTGATGGACGTGCTCAAGGCCAAGCTCGACGAGGACGGCCTGCTCGCCATCGCCGAGGAGATCGAGTTTCCGCTCATCCGCGTGCTCGTCGAAATAGAGCGCCACGGCGTCCGCGTCGATCCGAAGATTCTCGAACCGATCTCGACCCAACTCGGCGACGAGATGGCGCGCGTCGAGGCCGAGGTCTACGAGGCCGTCGGTCGCACCTTCAACGTCGGCAGCCCAAAGCAACTCGGCGAGGCGCTGTTCAACAACCCGCCGACCGACGAGCAGCGCGAGGCGGCGCGCGTCTGGGCCGAGGAGGTCAAAGACCCGAAGGCGGCGGGCAAGACGAAGAAGCAACTCAAAGAAGAAGAACCCACGTTCGGCCTCGGCCTCGACCACAAGGGCCAGACGGCGTCGGGGCAGTACAAGACCTCGGAGGCGATCCTCGAAGAGGTCACCACGGAGTCGGACCACCCCGTGCCGCGCCTCGCGCTCGACTGGCGCAAGCTCTCGAAGCTGAAGAACACCTACGTCGACAAGCTCCCCGAACTCATCAACCCCGCCACAGGCCGCATCCACACCGACTTCAACCAGACCGTCACGGCCACGGGGCGCCTGTCGTCGAGCAACCCGAACCTCCAGAACATCCCCGTCCGCACGGAGCAGGGCCGCGAGATCCGCCGCGCCTTCGTCGCCGACCAGGGCTTCAAGCTGCTCGCCGCCGACTACGCGCAGATCGAGCTCCGCATCCTCGCGCACCTCTCCGGCGACCCCGGCCTCATCGAGGCGTTCCAGCAGGGCCTCGACATCCACACCGCCACCGCCGCCCGCGTCTTCGACGTGGACCTCGCGGACGTGACGCGTATCCAGCGCAGCCAGGTCAAGCAGGTCAACTATGGTATCCCGTACGGCGTCTCGGCCTTCGGTCTCGCCCAGCGCATGCGCATCCCCGTTGGCGAGGCGCAGGAGCTGATCGAGCAGTACAACCGCAGCTACCCGCGCGTGGTGGAGTACCTCACTGAACTCGTGGCCGTGGCGCGCGAGAAGGGCTACGCTGAGACGCTGCGGGGGCGGCGGCGCTACCTCCCGCAGATCACGAGCCGCGACCACCGCGACCGCTCGTTTGCGGAGCGCGTGGCCGTGAACATGCCCATCCAGGGTACACAGGCCGATATGATCAAGCTCGCAATGGTCGCCATCCACCGCCGCCTCAAGGCCGAGCAGCTAGCCACGCGCATGATCCTCCAGGTCCACGACGAACTCGTCTTCGAAGTCCCCGACGGCTCTGAGGACCACCCCAACGAGATCGAACGGGCGACGGCGCTCATCCGCGAGGAGATGGCGCAGGCCCAGCCCCTCGGAGTGGTGCCGGTCGTCGTGGACATAGGCATCGCCGACAACTGGCTGGACGCCCATTGA